Genomic segment of Bos taurus isolate L1 Dominette 01449 registration number 42190680 breed Hereford chromosome X, ARS-UCD2.0, whole genome shotgun sequence:
AGGCTTGCCCCTGTGAGGTCTGAGAGCACCCACCCCTCAAGAGGAGACCTGTAGGTTGCCTGTGTCAGTCCGCCCAGGGTGTGGTGCTCAGCTGAGGCCattcacagcccctctctcccccAGCCTGGCCTGTGGTCCCCATCTGTCACCCTGGCTGACTCCTGTCTGTGGTTTGATCCCAGGTATCGCGCTCGTGGTCGAGATGAGTGAACTGAGCAAGCCCGAGGAAGATTTTCAGGACCCTGGCGAGGCCCAGGGCCCGGTGAATGTGCAGCTCTTGGGGGCTGAGGCAGGGGTGGCTGCATCCGCCTCGGCCTCCTCCCCCACAGTGTCCTCCTTAGGCACTGGGGAGTCCTTGCCCCAGGAAGCGCTGAATGAGATGATAGCTAGCCTAATGAAGTTCCTGCTCCTCAAGTATCGAGCCAAGGAGCTGACCTCCCAGGCGGAAATGCTGAATAAGGTCCTCAGGGATAACCAGGAATACTTCCCGGTGGTCTTCAACCAAGCCTCGCAGTGCCTGCAGCTGGTCTTTGGCGTGGAAGTGAAGGAGGTGGACCCCAGGGAGCACATCTACATCATGGTCCCCATCCTGGGCCTCACCTGCAACGCAATGCTGAACAGTGGGCAGAGCATCCCCAAGGCTGGCCTCCTGGTGCTGGTCCTTAACCTGATCATGCGGAATGGAGACCGTGCCCCTGAGGAGAAGGTCTGGGGAGCACTCAGCAGATTGGGTGTGTGTGTCGGGAGTGTGCACTGCAT
This window contains:
- the LOC112441479 gene encoding melanoma-associated antigen 10-like; amino-acid sequence: MSELSKPEEDFQDPGEAQGPVNVQLLGAEAGVAASASASSPTVSSLGTGESLPQEALNEMIASLMKFLLLKYRAKELTSQAEMLNKVLRDNQEYFPVVFNQASQCLQLVFGVEVKEVDPREHIYIMVPILGLTCNAMLNSGQSIPKAGLLVLVLNLIMRNGDRAPEEKVWGALSRLGVCVGSVHCIFGEPRALLTHAWVQEGYLEYRQVPYSHPARYEFLWGPRAYAETSKWEVMAFLLRVKQRALRTFPLQSAEAAREEDEVA